The Gossypium raimondii isolate GPD5lz chromosome 2, ASM2569854v1, whole genome shotgun sequence genome segment CACTGTCCATCCAAACTAAGCCCTagtaaattattctttttatattatcgGGTTTAAGTAATATTTAGTCTTTGAgtttagttgtttttttttatttatctttgaaattttttgtcagtattaattttagaatttgacaattttattaattttgatcctTAAATTCGATGTTAAGAAATGATGATATGACACTATGAAATTGTCGAATCTAAAttcaaggaccaaattgattttttttctaaattccaAGAATaaaatggacaaaaaaatataaaaaccaagTTGAAAAATGTTGTAAAGTTCAAGAATTAAATGTTGCTTTATAAATGGTAACTAGTTTTTGTCGCATGGaattaatttaaagttaaatctaatctttttaatattgtttGATTAATGAGAATGCTTGTTGGATCGAGTGATAACGATTTTTATATtccttaaataatattttatattcgaattttgcaattgaaaaaaatgataagaTAACTTGCCCTCAATTCAGGGGTATGATCCAACTTAACtcgtaatttaataaaaaaatcaatgtaaCTATGGAGATTGAAATCTcatattgagaaaaaaaaatgcagATGTTTAGCTATTGTTTATTAATCACTTTTGGGCTCGGGCTGCTCCAAAAACAGGCACGGGTTTGAAGTTCCTTCTTTTTTGGAACAAGATCACTTCTTGAACTAACTTagagtgagtttggatgggtggtgCATTTATCTACGATTggtgtaaaagaaaaatagtgaatgtgagattagatactatagcgtgagataaaaagtaaattaaacgCACCACACTGCAATCCACtacccatccaaacccacccttaatcTGATGCATGAACAACTCTAACCTAAACAACCTTTAGGTTAGCCATTCACGTAAAATGAGCAAGTTAGGGTAAAATTCGACTCATAATTCTAACTAACTCTAGGTTAAACAACTACATTCATTATTAATCATACATGAATATGGCTCAAACCCAAATCGATCCACGAACATCTTTTGTCatcaatgagatttaatagttagggttgagaaaaaaaatgaaaaacgaaTAAAAAAATCCAAGCCGATGGTATTTCAACGAGTTATCTTTTGAGAACATGAGAAATTCAATTAGCCGCCCGTGAACAGTTGCGGTTTTTGATCCGGTCAGGGTTCAAACCAATGAACCCCTAAAATACAACCGGGTCATTCGGCGAGGATTTGGTAGTTTCTTCCATAAAGCTCGTTGCCCAATATCTTCCGGCAACTCGTCAAAGCCATGGTTGGATTTTCCAGCAGCTTTAGTGTTTTGTCTTCAGTGGTGTCCTAACCCCTAAAcaatgattatgaaaatatggGACTGCATTATTAGAGAatctgagtttttttttaatgaagttGGAATATTGCTTTACGGTTTATTATTCCATCTCATTGGAGGGAATAAAGTGATGATCTTGTGAGTGGTAATGTGAATGCCATTAATACAATGTtctaaaataatcttaaaaatcccaaattgattttttttttatagagcATGAcagaaatttttattaaaaaaaaccagACAGATCATGTCTTCGGTTTGAACAttccaaaaattattaaatgtgcTTTGATTCTGATGAGGGGGTTGAGTAACTTTGCTTGTACAACTCACTCTAGCTCTGTAATCAATGggaaactatatatatatatatctaattaTTTCATACattggaatttaaaaaatatataaataaaattgttaggATGAATAGtgtatagtaaaaataaataaattatatataaaggaATATTATacgataattttttaattttatttgggaGGGTAATGGTTagtgtatcaaatattaatattatacgtaaaaaaaaaaggggacaGACACTGGCTTCAGCCTAGACTTGATCATGGGCCAGACCATCAACGACTCGCTCGGAAAATatacttggacaaaaaaataagactCATTTTTAAAATGGGTCAGACTTTGGGTAAGATTTTTTGAATCAACATGGCCCGAATTTGCCTAATTTTTTTGTACATGTTGTTGTTTACTATTGTTTTGTTGTCATGctactattttattactattattttgttgttatttttgaatattgtataattattgtttcattattaattttgctactattttagaacCATTTGTTTGTCAATTTGcaactatcttagtgttatttaagtatagaggttttttaaatgtattttcactttgttgagaaacatttattttaatgtttttagtgtatttgatgtattatattttttaaaatttgtttttatataataaataatataaaaaaattaatatgagcaAGCTGAGCTCGGGTTAGTATTTTTTATCTAGGTCAAGCTTCGGCAAAATTTTATGCCCATTTTCAGGCTGAGCTTGAATTTAGGAAACGAACCTAGAATTTTTCACCAACTCgacccaacccatgatcaggtctacTTTGACCCCTCGAATTGGGAAAATTGCTTTCCAAGCAAGATTTTCAGAACTAGATACGTGGTCCAACGGTTCAATTGGTTTAATTAAATAGACCGTTAAAAgttcagaaaaaataaaaaaaaataaaaaaaaatcagttcgACCAATCTAGTTCCTCTTCAAAATATTACCTTGGTTAgcctaattcaatttaaacatcattatttttaaatccagattataaaataatataataataaacttacTTTTTAGCCtacaaaaatttatacatttcctaaaatttatttcttgCTTTACCCTCATTTATATGCAAGAtttgttatagaaaaattatttcatacattgcttaattataatatatattgacAATAGATGTTGTTTAATTATGTGAGATTATTGTATTCTTAattaatattctaaaaatatttaatttttaaaaaattatttacaaaataaaaaatcattaacctATTAAACaaggataaatctcaaaactatatttgaattttggtttaatatgtaattttatacatgagttttgattttgtgcaattttatgcataaaatattgatttaattcaattttcacaaattattaatacaattattgatataacatcattttttatatattacatacacaaataattatatttatctaatgtaaaaataaattgatgtatttatttctttaaatatctatgattgaatcaaaattaaagtttcatgtatatatttgaaccataatcaaaatttgatgtgTATAATTTACACCAAATCaatatttatgtatcaaattgtaaattaaatcaaagtttaagtataagtttgaaatttgcccctattaaataataatcaaaccAATGGACCAATGGTTTGTGGAAAGTGCGAAAGTTCAAGTCACTATGTAGACTACAAAGGTATCGCTCTTGCTCTGCGTGTGGGCACGTGGTTTCACGTGCGCCTTGATTTTCCTAAGCCTCGGTCGGTggttctcctttttttttttttttttcttaatgggCCTTttattacaacccaaaaacttatGGGTCACTTAACCCGAATCTGTTATTGCCATACGTAGAGGTGTTAATGGCCGGGCTACTCGGCCCGCTTTAGATAAAGTATTTTGGACTTCGGGTCGGCCCAtttcattattcaaaatatataaataattttatattaatatttatatgtttttatgattaaaattaaataaaaccaactATTTGGGTGGAGCGAGCCATAGctctaaaaagaaatttagtctcaatatttacacatttaaacaaaTGTTGTGGGCTACATTTGTTAATCGGGACAAATTTGCCAGAATGTGTAAACTTTGagtgctaaatttattattatacaaataaaaattatgtagaattgatgaaaaaattaatgatatgaTTAATGGTGCTTagttgctcattttcaaaattcacaaaaataaaattgttcaaGTTTTTTGAGAGAGACTAATTTGCTTGATATTGGAATTGAGAGGGACCGGAGAGGTCATTTTACCAAAAGAATAGTACTTACAAACTGTAGCGTTTATCAACATTTAAACCAGTGGAGACTATCTAGCCTCACCAACACTCAATAATGAGAATACGTCGCTAGCAGTTACATCAAAAGCATCAACGGATAGTACGGTCGCATCTTCTTCCTCAACGGCCGGGAAGCTATTTGAAGGTAACCGATGGAGGACCGGCATCATTGAGAATTCTAAGGAAGCATTAGTCGTACTGTCGTCGAATGTTCCATTGTTCATCGGAATTAACTGAAGCTGCAATGCGTATTCTAAGTCCCACAACACGTCCCGCATCATCGGTCTTTCGTTACCGGACGGTCTTAAACACTTCTCAGTTGTTTCGACGAACTTCCTCAACGAGTTGGGGTTGATTGTATCAACTAGCATTGGATCGATAATCTTCTCGAGTTGACCTTTCCTCAACCAAAGCATTCCCCATTCAGCTAAGTTCACTTCTTCCCTCCTATTCGATGCCATAACCGCTGGCCTCGCACAAAGTACTTCGAGAAGTACGACCCCGAAAGAGTACACGTCGGATTTATCCGTCAATTGCAGCGATAAGAAGTATTCGGGGTCGAGATAACCCAACGTTCCTTTGACATCAACACTATGTTCTGCATCCGGAAGGTTAAATTTCGAGACTCCAAAATCGGCAACTTTGGCTACTAACCGTTCATCGAGTAGGATGTTCGTGGACTTAACATCGCGGTGAATGATTCCACCATCCGAACCGGTGTGCAAATAATTAAGCCCTTTTGCTGCACCAATACAGATTTCAAGCCTTTGCTTCCAAGACAAGTCGGACCGAGCAAAATACGGTTTCTCAACATCGGAACTCCGATTATATAGATGATCTCTAAGAGTACCCTTCTCCATAAACTCATAAACCAATATCATTTCCGATCTTTCGTCGCAGTAACCAATCAAAGAAACGAGATGCCGATGCCGGATTCGGGACAAGACAACAATCTCTGTCTGGAATTCCAATAGGCCTTGGCCATGTCCTGGTTCGCTCCTTTTAACAGCCACTTTCTTACCACGAAACAAACCTTCGTACACTCTCCCAAATCCACCTTCTCCGATCAATAAACCAGAATCGAAATTCTTCGTTGCTTGCTCGATTTCGTAATAAGATATTCTAAGAGCAAGATCCAAAGGAGACATGTTGGATGTTTTTTCAGACAAAGGCTTTCTTTTCCTGCATTTCAAGAACATAACCATTGCCACTATAAAACCAACAACAAATACAACAGCCCCAACAACAGAGCCAACTATAGGAActaaattagtcctttttttagACCTCTCTTCGGGCACAACAAAACTGGATTCCTTCATGAATTCCATTATTTCAATCCCATTCAAAAACGCCATTTGATTCTCGGAATCATTCCGAGGGCCGACACTTACGTTCATGACCCCGGATTTGTCCGAATCCACCACGAAATCGAAGTAAAACGGAACCTCTAACTGTCCGGTTTCGTTATACGGATAAACCAGCTTGTCAAATTTATCGTAAATGTAAAGATCAAACTTGACAGAATCAATTGATGAACTAACAATGTCATTAAAATGGAACCTAACAAAGTGTCTTGAACTTTTACTCACATTGAAACTCCACGTTATATTGAAAAATTGCCTGCTAGTGTTATCTTCTACATTCAATTCCTTTGCAGTCTTATAAACAAGGCTTGGGGCAGTGTATTCGTTGGCACGACCAGATGTGTATGCAGGttcaccactgaaaaacgaaCTGTTCTTAGCACTTGTCGGATCAGACAAGAACTGATCATCAGGTATCCAGTTCCTCCACAGTGTATCTTCATCTGTTGTAATAGTAGCCCCTCCGACATTGATCCTATAGACTGTATGTAAAACCCGAGACCGTAAACCGTCGAACGAGCCTCGACGACGTCCGGCGAGGGGAGCGGTGTCGGGGACGAAGCTTTCCGGTGCTAGAAACACTTCAATGGCGTTTACAAAAGCTATGTTTGAACCTTGAGAAGGTATGAAGTTGATTTTGAATCTTCCTTCATCGATATTGACTAAAAATTCCTTGATGACCGGCGAACCGGCAGGGCTATTTTTGACGGAGAAATTCGATAAAAGCTCGAACCCTGAAGCTAAAACGGTGAATTTAGCGTTGTACAGATTATCAGAAGATGAAGGAACAAAGAAATGGAGACGTACAAAGTAAGTGCCGCTTGTTTTGATTATGAACTCGTAAAACGATGGCTGTGAATAGATTCTCACCGTCCGATAAAGTTGGGATACGGAGGAGGTGGTTTCTCGTTTAGTGCCGGTTTTTCCTCTAAAGAAAGAAACGCCGGCGTAGCGGTCACCGACGAAGTTCCGATCGTCATTTCCGGTGAAGTTGAAATCTGACCCACAGTTGATGAAGTGCTCGTTAGGACGTGTATAAGCTGATGAGAATGgcagaaaaaaaaggaaaataattataagGTTTTCCATAGGAGAGGATTATGAGCTCCTTCTTAATTTTTGCAGgtcaattttgatttcaatgGAACACTTTGAAAGAGAATAAAGGTGGTGAGGatatgcataattaaattagaaatttataaaaaaatatttaaaaaagttaaagatAGTGGTAGTTAAATTATTGAAAGGTGGAATGTGAAACacatgattgattgattgatatGATAACGTATAAATAAATGGATATAATCCATGTGTTGCATTAAGGTAATTTTATATGTTGTAGagtaatcattttcttttttttttaaattatatattatgtattcgTATGGGTTTGGATAGACGATTGGATGCGatgtgtttagtttatttttgttttatgttacATATTGTTGTAATATTTAATCTTACTATTATTGCTACTTTTACACTAATAGTAACTAAACACACCGTCTATTCAAATCCACCATTACATAATTGCAAATATCTAAGGGGATATTAAAGGAATGATGAATTATTGGTGTGGGCAATCTAAAAAGTATGGTTGATCACTTTCTTTTAGGcataaaagtatttaattttttcaaaaaattaaattttattttacttaattggatatttaaattttcaaaatacattaaaaggcccttaaattttttaagaaaagtaattaaaccattgctttttttttccacttaattgggtacttgaactttcaaaatatatcaaaaaggctcacaaactttttttttaaaaagagcaATTAAATCACtgattttttttgcactcaattggttACTTGAACTATCAAATGCTTCAAAAAGACTCTTTGACCATTAACGTTAACAGTTGACCATTAAAGTGAACTGCCCCTAACTTTTTCCAGTTAAAGTCACCCTTTGTTATAACCACGGcgtgacatgtggcaaaaaaattataaaaaataaaaatcaataaaagttataacaattattaaattatattaaaaaatagaaaaatttataaaaatcataaaaattataaaatgcataaaaaatgtcatttaatCATTAACTTTAACCATTGACCGTTAAAGATAATGGCCCCtactttttttagttaaagccATCATATGTCACAACACAACGTGACATATGAcacaaattgataaaagaaataaaaatcaataaaatttatagaaaaattataaaatacttcttttagtacgataatttaaatatatttttacaaattttatatttctttacatttttataattttttacgactttataaaattttataatttttatgattttataaaatttttacgatatttgtaattttttctaattttaataaaatttaaatattttattaaaatttaatatttttataaattttatgttttattattttttatcacatGTCACGTTGTGGTTGTGATACATGGtagatttaattgaaaaaaattaagggcggttcaagtacccaattaaGTGCAAAAAAAGGCagggcttaattgtttttttttttgaaaaattttgagggcctttttatgcattttgaaagttcaagtgcccaattgagtgcaaaaaagaaacaatggcttaattgatttttttttgaaaaaaattgagggtTATTTTGATGCATTGTGAAAGCTCAAGTGCCCAagtgagtgcaaaaaaaaaacgcaggggcttaattactttttttgaaaaagtttgaaggcTTTTTACACGAAAAATATCGAGGGTGCGGTATTGAGCTCTGGAGTtgggaaaaatgaaaatgtaccATTCGTGTTCGCGGTAGAGGCCTTTGCATGTGTTCAAAGTATTCAACTGGGCCTGGATCTGGGATTTATGGAGGTCGAAATTGAAGGCGATGCCCTTTCTGTTgccaaaaaattacaaagagAAGGTATTGATAAATTAGATATTTGTGCTTACATTAGAGATGGGCAAGGgcttaatgaaatattttgtacATGTCAATTCAAACACATCCATAGATCGATGAGTGGAGTTGCTCACTTGCTTGCTACTGAAGGCTTAGAGAAAGGGGAATGATGTTGCTTGAGAAATGAGTTTCCTAAGTATGCTAAAGGAGAAATGGAAAGGGATCATAGGGGGATAGTGTTTTTGAACTAATATTTGCTCAATTTTGGCAAACTAAGGTAGGTGGTGAGCCTAGAGAAGAGAGATGAAGAGAAGATGGATGGTCTAAagtatttggaaaaaaaaaaggggttaaTGACTGAAGGGTTACAAACCAGTCTATGCCGCATTAATTACTTAGGTCGGGGGCTTGGATGCTTCTAGAGCAAGTTATTTTTTTGTCTGGATATTGGACTGCTGTTTTGGCCcaattattttgttatatctGATTGTTACTTGGATTTTTTTGTTGGTTATTTGAATAACATTCCAGTTGATATTTTcgatatatatattaaggtcgAGATCACGAGAACTTTGAAATAGTAGTTTCACAGGTTTAAATCTCACCTTATGTAAATGTATGTAAAAGTGGATTCTAAAAGAGGCCTTAGGGGGCAATGCCCCTTAAAATTTTGggaagtttttatttttcccttaaaaattttaattaggctcccaaattttttaaaattctcattatactttttatatttttgaaaattttgattaagctttcttacaatttttgaaaattctcattaatctcacacaaattttaaaacttttaattagacccccaattattttttttaaaatccattaaactccgaaactttttaaaaattttattagccCCAAAAACTTAGTCCCAAGATCCACCACTGAATGTATGGATTCtactccaaatttttttatgttactttgaaattattgaaagtCTTTTATATAGTTCCTTTTGTAACAACTCgctttttagtggtgtcgaaaacagtggtttcgaggccatcaaatccgacgagtaagttcgtaaatattattatttaatatttacgagtcaaatgtgatttttaaaaaggtttttgatttgataatttatgttatataagtgatttattaagttcaagtggttttagaaaataaggtattgggaccttatttttataaactgagttgtaaatatttttataaatatatatagagtgtcattaaggtggtattaaaatttcgttaagaaattttaatgtttcgatggttaattaattaaaatgatcaaattaaaaaaaagtgcaTTCCCAGGACTCCGTTCTAGTAAATCggaaatatttacgaagctagttgtgtagcTATTTAGGTTTCGATTAAgtgaatttcttgaattaaaagtaaataggtataaagactaaattgcatatagggtaatagttgaattatagattaaagaaaattaaatggacTAAAGAAACAATTATGCTATTATTCTTTAATGAGGCGGCataaagatatttataaatttaatatatatattatataataaaacaaaataaataaagaataaatcaaaagaaagaaaggtagAAACGAagcagaaagaaaaagaaaaaggaaagaaaggaagGAGAAAGCCACAACCTTAGGGGATTCAATTGTTTacagttcaattggttagtcaatttagttcctttttttaattttttttagaatcctggtattaaatactacccgacccatgtcaaaattttaaaaattattgagttttaaatgttgttaatgttgaataattttattatcagggattaaattgatagatttttaagttagaagtgaaaaggattgaattgtagaataaattgtaaattttgagtaatagggattaaattgtgaaaatttgaaatttagggatttaagtgaaattagagagttaaatctagtttaaagtggaaattgaatgaaaatatagaattgattgtgaaaaaataaaattagtctcggtttagggactaaattgaaattcaaacaaatgttgagtaaaaaatgaaatatacaatatgaaattgaattgtattgtattgatgaattttaattgttttaattccgtagctaacgtcgtacctgAATCCtcaactaaaaaggggaaagataaagtcgacgaggaatagctcgaaatttctagtttgtatttttatactCCGAAtctagttgttaattgttataattcaattttatgtatatggtaagtgttgaggtgagaattattgtgttttgcaattgaaatggatcgatttagtatgtgatgaatttattgaatttatattgattgaattggtatatatatatattgaatatattgattatttgaattgaaatgaatattggttgtatttgaaaagtgaattgaaaccctattaactgtattgGGATGAGTcgaatatagatggcatgccataggattggaagagttcagggatttcttcgacttcgagtcgatgagacattgggtgtcaatttactacttcggattaattcgatgaggcatTGGATGCCAATTTACTTctgtttaaccgatgagacactgggtgtcaatttattatttcgaattattcgatgaggcactgggagccaaactggtgtgttttggttgggtccgtgtatccgtccgagtccaagtcgtgttaataggggtaaatgaataataaagttttataattgatattgaaatggtatggtataagaaatggaagtgaaacagtgaattgaaaatagaatgtgaaatatgttgtaaatatatggaatatatgagttatatactcatgaaatgactatggaatggatattgcaattgtataatgaaatgtgaaataaattgtgaaaatctatatagcaagtatgagaattgagatatttgtgaaacaaatgaaatatgatatggttgttgtaataattaaatattaatacgtgtttatatttcaattgtatatttgtaatttcttatctttaaatatttggattatagaaataccactgagtttatactcagcgtacggcTTTATTTCCGGTGCGCAGGTTAGGCACTTAGCTTTTGATcgccgattcagcatccaacaacgatcccgaattcaaatgtggtgatgtttatcctttgtgtcggcatgtacctagggtgtctaaataatagttattttgtggtttgattgtaaatgaggttataaatttaattttggttggttttatacatataaatatgtgtttattttttaagccatattatggcatgataaattgaactaggcaaattgatttggatttggtatgtttataatttggattaaaatgatgctttgataACTTGttttaatgatatgaaatatttgaaatttctgtctgtttgatctataaactccggtaatgctccgtaacccggTTCCGGTCAGggatacgggttgggggtgttacaccttTAGTTTTTAGGAAATCACaagttaatataatgataaaattgcactttatcctctcaaaaaattatattcatttctGCCCCCTAAAATAATCTCCTGACTTCACCCTTGTGTGATGAGTTAgaataagtatttaaaaaaaatccgcGTTAAGTATtcaattgaaataattaacaatgttaactaTCAAGAAAagtaatgacattataaaaatagaatgaccaattttgtcaaattaaagtatatagatcaaatataaaatgtaaacacaGTAAAAGGACCAAGtctataatttaaccaaattaatacTAAACACATTGATTACAAACTATGAGTAATAAAACTGTCCTATTAATAAGAGGCTTCAGTAATAAAATTATCACACcacaataataaaacacataccAAATCTTGCCTTAAATAGTTTCTCAAAACACATTATTAGCatattaaaaggattaaaaacaCTATTAGACCATTAAAACATTACTTTAATAGTTTctcaaaagttaaaatatgccatgagtctttatacttttcaaaatttaaaatttagtccatgtatttTTATTCATAGGAATTTAGTTCCTTTGccttttagatttcaaatttccaatcataatattgttaaattttttcgttaaatttaatttctttacaaacaccatttttagttacatggctactaagtgagtattttttttaatttccaaaatgttACACCAATaactttaacaaaaaatttaatagtattaatagttggacctaaaatttaaaacctgaaaaacagagagtttaaatttttaaaaataaaagtacaatgattaaattttaaattcgcAACAAGTATaaagacttatgacatattttaacatttatcaaaataccttACTAGCAATAGAGCGTGGTTTGCACATTGCTTCTAATGGTTCAATTTTAGGCATAGTGAGCCCTTTCCCTTCATTCATATCAATTCGTTTCTCACTCACTCTTTTCCATTCAAAGCACTGAATCAATGACCCTAACACCAACCCTAACACACGGTTTGCCAATCCCATTCCCGGACAAGCCCTTCTCCCCATCCCGAATGGCAATAGCTTTGGGACGGCATCGCCTTCTTTATCATCACTTTCGAATCTCTCGGGCTTAAAACTTGTCGAGTCTTCCCATAAATTGGGGTCCCGTTGAATGGCCCATGCATTGACGAATACGATAGTGTTGGGACTAATGTCGTAACCACCTAAAGTGCAATGGTTAGATGAAAAATGAGGGACTAGAAGTGGAGTTGCTGGATACAACCTTAAGGTTTCCgaaattatgttttttaagtATTGTAGTTTGGGCAAATCAGTTTCTTC includes the following:
- the LOC105787650 gene encoding probable receptor-like protein kinase At2g23200, whose product is MENLIIIFLFFLPFSSAYTRPNEHFINCGSDFNFTGNDDRNFVGDRYAGVSFFRGKTGTKRETTSSVSQLYRTVRIYSQPSFYEFIIKTSGTYFVRLHFFVPSSSDNLYNAKFTVLASGFELLSNFSVKNSPAGSPVIKEFLVNIDEGRFKINFIPSQGSNIAFVNAIEVFLAPESFVPDTAPLAGRRRGSFDGLRSRVLHTVYRINVGGATITTDEDTLWRNWIPDDQFLSDPTSAKNSSFFSGEPAYTSGRANEYTAPSLVYKTAKELNVEDNTSRQFFNITWSFNVSKSSRHFVRFHFNDIVSSSIDSVKFDLYIYDKFDKLVYPYNETGQLEVPFYFDFVVDSDKSGVMNVSVGPRNDSENQMAFLNGIEIMEFMKESSFVVPEERSKKRTNLVPIVGSVVGAVVFVVGFIVAMVMFLKCRKRKPLSEKTSNMSPLDLALRISYYEIEQATKNFDSGLLIGEGGFGRVYEGLFRGKKVAVKRSEPGHGQGLLEFQTEIVVLSRIRHRHLVSLIGYCDERSEMILVYEFMEKGTLRDHLYNRSSDVEKPYFARSDLSWKQRLEICIGAAKGLNYLHTGSDGGIIHRDVKSTNILLDERLVAKVADFGVSKFNLPDAEHSVDVKGTLGYLDPEYFLSLQLTDKSDVYSFGVVLLEVLCARPAVMASNRREEVNLAEWGMLWLRKGQLEKIIDPMLVDTINPNSLRKFVETTEKCLRPSGNERPMMRDVLWDLEYALQLQLIPMNNGTFDDSTTNASLEFSMMPVLHRLPSNSFPAVEEEDATVLSVDAFDVTASDVFSLLSVGEAR